Proteins from a single region of Sporosarcina sp. P33:
- a CDS encoding NUDIX domain-containing protein, which produces MKRVKRKVLAYITKGEGRHRKLLVYEQKDHPEAGLQVPGGTIERNELLLDALYREIEEESGIVRDELILEGKVKASKFFPEDKNVIYERTIFHFSYVGEERNEWEYNVEGEGKDAGLLFSYRWMPLHEVPKLAAKQGEAIEYI; this is translated from the coding sequence TTGAAAAGGGTAAAAAGAAAAGTATTAGCGTACATCACAAAAGGTGAAGGCAGACACCGGAAACTGCTGGTTTACGAACAAAAAGATCATCCTGAAGCAGGTTTACAAGTTCCAGGGGGTACCATCGAACGCAATGAACTATTATTGGATGCATTATATCGTGAGATTGAAGAGGAATCCGGTATCGTGCGTGATGAACTCATACTAGAAGGTAAAGTAAAGGCTTCAAAGTTCTTCCCGGAAGACAAAAATGTGATTTATGAACGTACTATTTTCCATTTTTCCTATGTAGGAGAAGAGCGGAACGAATGGGAATATAACGTCGAAGGTGAAGGTAAAGACGCAGGTCTATTATTCAGCTACCGTTGGATGCCGTTGCACGAAGTGCCAAAGCTAGCTGCTAAACAAGGAGAAGCGATTGAATATATCTGA
- the gatB gene encoding Asp-tRNA(Asn)/Glu-tRNA(Gln) amidotransferase subunit GatB, with protein MNFETIVGLEIHVELKTDTKIMSPAPAHFGAEPNKNIHVTDIAYPGVLPTLNKKAVEFGMKASMALNCDIAPIMNFDRKHYFYPDNPKAYQISQDKRPVGSNGWIEIEVDGKKKKIRIERVHLEEDAGKLTHTENGYSLVDLNRQGTPLIEIVTEADVRSPEEAYAFLEKLKAIIQYTGVSDVRMEEGSLRCDANISLRPFGQEKFGTKTELKNLNSFNFIRRGIANEVARQEKILLSGGTIQQETRRYDEATGDTVLMRIKGSANDYRFINDPDLPEVHIDQEWVDRVRAEIPELPDARKARYVSELDLPEYDAHVLTLTKEMSDFFDATVKAGAEPKLASNWLMGDVSAYLNAESKELHDTPLTPENLAQLVKLITDGTISSKIAKKVFVDLAKKGGNPADIVKEKGLVQISDEGTLRTIITEILDANEQSIEDFKNGKDRAVGFLVGQVMKATKGQANPPLVNKLLMEEIKKR; from the coding sequence ATGAACTTTGAAACCATTGTCGGACTAGAGATCCACGTAGAGTTAAAGACAGACACTAAAATCATGTCTCCCGCACCCGCTCATTTCGGTGCAGAGCCAAATAAAAATATTCATGTGACAGACATCGCCTATCCGGGTGTCTTGCCTACATTAAATAAAAAAGCAGTCGAGTTCGGAATGAAAGCGTCGATGGCATTAAACTGTGATATCGCGCCAATCATGAACTTTGACCGTAAGCACTACTTCTATCCGGATAATCCAAAAGCCTATCAGATTTCACAGGACAAGCGCCCCGTAGGATCTAACGGCTGGATTGAAATTGAAGTGGACGGCAAAAAGAAAAAAATCCGTATTGAACGTGTTCACTTGGAAGAAGATGCGGGTAAACTGACACATACAGAAAACGGCTACTCATTAGTCGACTTGAACCGTCAAGGAACACCGCTAATTGAAATTGTAACAGAAGCAGATGTGCGTTCACCGGAAGAAGCCTACGCTTTCCTAGAAAAGCTGAAAGCGATCATCCAGTATACAGGTGTATCTGATGTCCGGATGGAAGAAGGTTCACTTCGCTGTGATGCCAACATTTCATTGCGTCCATTCGGCCAAGAGAAATTCGGCACGAAAACAGAATTGAAAAACCTGAACTCCTTCAACTTTATCCGCCGCGGTATTGCAAATGAAGTAGCGCGTCAGGAAAAAATCTTGCTGTCAGGCGGAACGATCCAGCAGGAAACACGCCGTTATGATGAAGCAACCGGAGATACAGTATTAATGCGTATTAAAGGCAGTGCGAATGACTATCGTTTCATCAATGACCCGGACCTTCCGGAAGTGCATATCGATCAAGAGTGGGTCGACCGTGTGCGCGCGGAAATCCCTGAATTGCCGGACGCACGTAAAGCGCGTTATGTATCGGAATTGGATCTTCCAGAATACGATGCACACGTATTGACATTAACTAAAGAAATGTCTGATTTCTTTGATGCAACAGTAAAAGCCGGAGCAGAGCCGAAGCTCGCTTCAAACTGGCTGATGGGCGATGTATCCGCGTATTTAAATGCAGAGTCTAAAGAACTGCATGACACGCCGCTGACACCTGAAAATCTGGCGCAGCTTGTAAAATTAATTACGGACGGTACAATCTCTTCTAAAATTGCTAAAAAAGTATTTGTCGACCTTGCGAAAAAAGGCGGAAATCCTGCTGATATCGTGAAGGAAAAGGGACTCGTTCAAATTTCTGACGAAGGCACACTTCGCACGATCATTACAGAGATCCTTGATGCGAATGAACAATCAATCGAAGACTTTAAAAATGGTAAAGACCGTGCAGTTGGCTTCTTAGTGGGACAAGTCATGAAAGCAACAAAAGGACAGGCAAACCCGCCTCTCGTCAATAAATTATTGATGGAAGAAATAAAGAAACGCTAA
- a CDS encoding cytochrome d ubiquinol oxidase subunit II produces MTVEILGITVLWVFLFGYIVIGAIDFGAGFFNAYSLLTGKQRVLTDVIQRYLSPVWEVTNVFLVFFFVGIIGFFPKTAFYYGTTLLVPVSFGIILLAIRGSYYAFETYGARGHKGYSFAYGASGLLLPASLSIVLTISEGGFIEIVDGQPVLDYWKLFSSPLTWSIVVLSIAATLYISSTFLTWYANKAKDEEATQLLRKYALIWSLPTIIAAGGIIFELRKHNPLHYENIQRFWPMFLLSFLLFLGTVFLIWKKRQYGIAFGLLAGQFLFAFFGYGASHYPYLLYPYLTIYDSFTNQAMAVALITAFIFGLMLLIPSLYLLLRMFLFNKEYVKGKKDHHA; encoded by the coding sequence ATGACTGTTGAAATTCTGGGAATAACCGTATTATGGGTATTTCTTTTCGGCTATATTGTGATTGGAGCGATTGATTTTGGAGCAGGGTTTTTCAATGCGTACAGTTTATTGACGGGAAAACAGAGAGTTTTAACCGATGTCATTCAGCGCTACCTGTCCCCGGTGTGGGAAGTTACAAATGTATTTCTGGTGTTCTTCTTCGTAGGAATCATCGGGTTCTTCCCTAAAACTGCTTTTTATTATGGAACAACATTGCTTGTGCCTGTCAGTTTTGGGATTATTCTATTGGCGATCCGGGGTTCGTATTATGCTTTTGAAACATATGGCGCCCGCGGACATAAAGGATACTCTTTTGCATATGGTGCATCGGGTTTATTGCTCCCTGCCTCTTTGTCGATTGTACTGACAATATCTGAAGGCGGATTTATCGAGATAGTAGATGGCCAGCCTGTTTTGGATTATTGGAAATTATTCAGCAGTCCGCTCACCTGGTCAATTGTAGTGCTCAGTATCGCAGCGACACTTTATATCTCCTCGACTTTTTTGACATGGTACGCAAATAAAGCAAAGGATGAGGAGGCCACACAGTTATTGAGAAAATATGCGCTCATCTGGTCATTGCCGACAATCATTGCAGCTGGCGGAATTATCTTCGAGCTGCGCAAACATAATCCGCTGCATTATGAGAACATCCAACGGTTCTGGCCAATGTTCCTGCTGTCGTTCCTGCTGTTCCTTGGGACAGTGTTCCTCATCTGGAAAAAGCGGCAATATGGAATTGCGTTCGGATTACTGGCGGGACAATTTCTGTTCGCTTTCTTCGGATATGGCGCATCTCATTATCCGTACTTGCTCTATCCGTACTTGACTATTTACGATAGCTTTACGAATCAGGCAATGGCGGTTGCATTAATAACAGCGTTCATATTTGGATTAATGCTGTTGATCCCGTCACTGTATTTGCTGTTGCGCATGTTCTTGTTCAACAAAGAATATGTAAAAGGGAAAAAAGATCACCATGCATAA
- the rlmD gene encoding 23S rRNA (uracil(1939)-C(5))-methyltransferase RlmD, which translates to MSFAVNKNEKVQVIIEDLTHDGAGVAKVDGYPLFIPGTLPGETVNVHVVKTLKKYGFAKLLDIVEPSSSRVTPPCHVFPACGGCQLQHLSYEGQLMQKRKSVRDVMDRIAKLPDVPVHEVKGMDDPWRYRNKSQIPFDTENDRVITGFYKARTHQIVDTDVCLIQTKEADELMTMLKYKLQQLGIETYDEHTHKGMLRHLIVRKARQTGQVMVVLVTRHKKFPQKEAVVELIKQELPNVTSIMQNVNTANTNVIMGNETINLYGSNVIIDRIGDTKFEISARSFYQVNPVQTEVLYQQALDYADLTGKERVIDAYCGIGTISLFLAKQAKEVYGVEIVPQAIEDAKRNAELNGITNSHFEAGPAEEIIPKWYAQGKRFDVLVVDPPRKGCDEKLLETILEYKPKKIVYVSCNPGTLARDLRILEDGGYRTKEVQPVDMFPHSSHVECVALIELE; encoded by the coding sequence ATGAGCTTTGCAGTAAATAAAAATGAAAAAGTACAAGTAATTATAGAAGATCTGACACATGACGGAGCAGGAGTAGCGAAAGTGGATGGGTATCCATTATTCATTCCAGGGACGCTGCCTGGAGAAACAGTAAATGTGCATGTAGTAAAAACATTGAAAAAGTATGGATTCGCAAAACTGCTGGATATTGTGGAACCATCTTCATCCCGCGTAACACCGCCATGTCATGTGTTCCCTGCATGCGGGGGCTGTCAGCTGCAGCATCTGTCCTATGAGGGACAATTGATGCAGAAGCGGAAGTCTGTGCGCGATGTCATGGACAGAATTGCCAAGCTGCCCGATGTGCCGGTACATGAAGTAAAAGGCATGGATGATCCGTGGCGCTACCGCAATAAATCACAGATTCCTTTTGATACGGAAAATGACCGTGTGATTACCGGATTTTATAAAGCACGTACCCACCAAATTGTTGATACGGATGTCTGCTTGATTCAAACGAAAGAAGCGGACGAACTGATGACAATGCTGAAATATAAGCTGCAGCAGCTAGGAATCGAGACATATGATGAACACACACATAAAGGCATGCTGCGTCATTTAATCGTCAGAAAAGCACGGCAGACAGGTCAGGTGATGGTTGTATTGGTAACACGCCACAAAAAATTCCCGCAGAAAGAAGCGGTAGTGGAGCTGATTAAACAGGAGCTGCCAAATGTGACGTCGATTATGCAAAACGTGAATACGGCGAATACAAACGTCATCATGGGAAATGAAACCATCAATTTGTACGGATCAAATGTGATCATCGACCGGATAGGGGACACGAAATTCGAAATTTCCGCACGCTCCTTCTATCAAGTAAACCCTGTACAGACGGAAGTACTGTATCAGCAGGCGCTTGATTACGCGGATTTAACCGGTAAAGAACGTGTAATTGATGCATATTGCGGCATCGGCACTATTTCATTATTTTTAGCTAAACAGGCGAAAGAAGTATACGGCGTGGAAATCGTACCGCAGGCAATTGAAGATGCGAAGCGCAATGCAGAGCTGAACGGCATCACAAATTCGCATTTCGAGGCAGGACCGGCAGAAGAGATCATTCCGAAATGGTACGCCCAAGGCAAGCGATTCGATGTCCTCGTTGTCGATCCGCCCCGTAAAGGCTGTGACGAGAAGCTGTTGGAAACCATTTTGGAATATAAACCAAAGAAAATCGTCTATGTATCGTGCAACCCGGGCACATTAGCCCGTGATTTGCGGATTTTGGAGGATGGCGGCTACCGTACAAAAGAAGTGCAGCCAGTGGATATGTTCCCGCATAGCAGTCATGTGGAGTGTGTGGCGTTGATAGAGTTGGAATAA
- the gatA gene encoding Asp-tRNA(Asn)/Glu-tRNA(Gln) amidotransferase subunit GatA, whose translation MTLTSKTAAELQALLSKGEVTVKEVTEATLNTIEQQEEKIHAFIHVAKEEAANRAEQLDQEAADTRGQLFGVPIGIKDNIVTKDMATTCASKMLENFVPVYNATVMDKLEAAGAVNMGKLNMDEFAMGSTTETSYFGNTLNPWNTEYVPGGSSGGSAAAVAAGEVPLSLGSDTGGSVRQPAAFCGIVGMKPTYGRVSRFGLTAFGSSLDQIGTLSRTVEDNALLLSVIAGEDDNDSSSSAKAVPDYTAALTGDIKGLKVAVPKPYLGEGVDADVAASVKEAIRVLESLGAVCEEVELPHIQYAPTTYYVLSSSEAQSNLSRFDGLRYGYHTENAESLEQAYFRTRQEGFGDEVKKRIIFGTYAMSADHHEDLYVRAQKTRTLIAQDFDSVFENYDVVIGPTAATTAFKLGETGGDQLVHYANDVLAVPANLTGRPALSVPCGFVNGLPVGMQIMGKHFDEETLYKVAHAYEQATDFHKRTPSIQEGN comes from the coding sequence ATGACGTTAACAAGCAAAACAGCCGCAGAACTTCAAGCGCTTTTATCAAAAGGGGAAGTTACGGTCAAAGAAGTAACAGAAGCTACATTGAATACGATCGAACAGCAGGAAGAAAAAATTCATGCGTTTATTCATGTTGCCAAAGAAGAGGCAGCGAATCGTGCAGAACAGCTTGATCAAGAAGCAGCAGACACACGGGGACAACTGTTCGGTGTACCGATCGGAATCAAAGATAATATTGTAACAAAAGATATGGCGACAACATGTGCAAGTAAAATGCTGGAGAATTTCGTGCCGGTGTACAATGCCACGGTAATGGATAAATTAGAAGCGGCTGGCGCAGTCAACATGGGAAAACTTAACATGGACGAGTTCGCAATGGGTTCCACTACTGAAACTTCGTACTTCGGCAACACATTGAACCCATGGAATACAGAGTACGTGCCGGGCGGTTCATCAGGCGGATCTGCAGCAGCAGTTGCAGCGGGAGAAGTCCCTCTTTCACTTGGTTCAGATACAGGAGGATCCGTTCGTCAGCCAGCTGCATTTTGTGGAATTGTCGGCATGAAACCTACATATGGTCGTGTGTCCCGTTTCGGTTTGACTGCATTCGGATCGTCACTCGATCAAATTGGTACGCTGTCACGCACAGTTGAAGATAATGCATTATTGCTTAGCGTCATTGCAGGTGAAGATGACAATGACAGTTCATCTTCAGCGAAAGCTGTCCCTGACTACACAGCGGCTCTTACAGGCGATATTAAAGGTTTAAAAGTGGCGGTTCCAAAGCCTTATTTGGGTGAAGGTGTCGATGCAGACGTCGCAGCATCTGTAAAAGAAGCAATTCGTGTGCTGGAATCACTTGGAGCTGTTTGTGAAGAAGTGGAACTGCCGCATATTCAGTATGCGCCAACTACGTATTACGTACTATCTTCTTCGGAAGCACAATCCAATCTGTCCCGTTTCGACGGATTGCGTTACGGCTATCATACGGAGAATGCAGAAAGCCTGGAGCAGGCATATTTCCGTACACGTCAGGAAGGATTCGGCGATGAAGTGAAAAAACGCATTATTTTCGGTACGTACGCGATGAGTGCGGACCATCACGAAGATCTGTACGTGCGTGCACAAAAGACACGCACATTGATCGCGCAGGATTTCGATTCTGTATTTGAAAACTATGATGTAGTTATCGGGCCAACTGCGGCAACGACAGCATTTAAACTGGGTGAAACAGGCGGAGACCAGCTCGTTCATTATGCAAACGATGTATTGGCTGTACCTGCAAACCTGACAGGACGTCCGGCGCTTTCTGTACCATGCGGATTCGTTAACGGCCTGCCGGTTGGAATGCAGATCATGGGTAAGCATTTTGATGAAGAAACACTGTATAAAGTGGCGCATGCCTATGAGCAAGCAACGGACTTCCACAAGCGCACTCCATCGATTCAGGAGGGGAACTAA
- a CDS encoding CamS family sex pheromone protein — MRRTTKWLASGILSAALLTGCVPAPNDDSEKVLQETEESDQEMVLIPETQIKKEYYRTPVPFKKSASRGLVVNNLNTKYDIQETEEGLLRLSTLYFDPKDYLYQEGQYIDRDTAKQWISRKSNFEAGLNPSITEDMTPAQIADEAPIYLAHIVEQNYLQLTDDKKVKLAGMSIGLAMNSIYYPRAGGERKIDDRTIEEKGKKMADIILSRLRSKPELADIPIAVGLFKQESRNDIVPGTYFATSFAAKGKSEFTGWKEVDEQYVLLPASSSTGNYRDLNTTFKNFKQDIDDYFPSFVNVIGTAFYKDQKLNSLHVEIPIQFFGKTELIGFSQYLTSLVKTHFKDIPIEVSVTSVNGPEVLIVNDNERKEPFVHVYGY; from the coding sequence ATGAGAAGAACGACTAAATGGCTTGCTTCGGGCATCCTGTCAGCTGCTTTGCTGACAGGATGTGTCCCAGCACCTAATGATGACTCAGAAAAAGTACTTCAGGAAACAGAAGAAAGTGACCAGGAAATGGTGCTGATTCCTGAAACTCAAATCAAAAAAGAATATTACCGGACGCCTGTACCATTCAAAAAAAGTGCAAGCAGAGGGCTTGTCGTCAATAATTTAAATACAAAATACGATATCCAGGAAACCGAAGAAGGTTTACTTCGTCTTTCCACTTTGTATTTTGACCCGAAAGATTATTTATATCAGGAAGGCCAGTACATCGACCGGGATACAGCAAAGCAATGGATTTCCAGGAAATCAAACTTTGAGGCGGGGTTAAACCCTTCAATAACTGAAGATATGACACCTGCACAAATTGCAGACGAAGCACCGATCTATTTGGCGCACATCGTAGAACAGAACTATCTGCAGCTGACAGACGATAAAAAAGTCAAATTGGCGGGTATGTCCATCGGTCTTGCGATGAATTCCATCTATTACCCGCGTGCTGGCGGTGAACGGAAAATCGATGATCGGACGATTGAAGAAAAAGGAAAGAAAATGGCAGATATTATTTTGAGCCGGCTGCGCAGTAAACCGGAGCTTGCTGATATTCCTATTGCAGTCGGGCTTTTTAAGCAGGAAAGCCGTAATGATATCGTACCGGGCACCTATTTTGCGACCTCATTTGCTGCAAAAGGAAAAAGTGAATTCACGGGCTGGAAAGAAGTGGACGAGCAGTACGTATTGCTTCCGGCCTCTTCGTCGACCGGAAATTACAGAGATTTGAATACGACTTTTAAAAACTTTAAGCAAGACATTGATGATTACTTCCCAAGTTTTGTGAACGTAATCGGAACGGCATTCTATAAAGATCAGAAATTGAATTCCTTGCATGTGGAAATTCCTATACAGTTTTTCGGAAAGACGGAACTGATAGGTTTCTCGCAATATTTGACTTCATTAGTAAAAACGCACTTTAAAGACATTCCGATTGAAGTAAGTGTCACTTCAGTGAATGGACCTGAAGTACTGATTGTGAATGACAATGAAAGAAAAGAACCGTTTGTCCATGTGTATGGATATTGA
- the gatC gene encoding Asp-tRNA(Asn)/Glu-tRNA(Gln) amidotransferase subunit GatC — protein sequence MTTFSKEDVKYFADFVRIGLSEEDKENFSAKIADLIESVSDLKEVDITGVEPMTHPVPMINVLREDEPKDILDREVMLASAEDQEDGLIKVPDIL from the coding sequence ATGACAACATTTTCAAAAGAAGACGTCAAGTATTTTGCGGATTTCGTCCGTATTGGCCTCTCCGAGGAAGATAAAGAAAATTTCTCTGCGAAAATAGCAGATTTGATTGAAAGTGTCAGTGATTTGAAAGAAGTAGATATCACGGGTGTCGAACCAATGACTCATCCGGTTCCTATGATTAACGTCTTACGTGAAGATGAGCCAAAAGATATCTTGGATCGTGAAGTAATGCTGGCTAGTGCAGAAGATCAGGAAGATGGATTGATCAAAGTACCAGATATCCTGTAA
- a CDS encoding cytochrome ubiquinol oxidase subunit I, whose product MDSVFYSRVLTELTLSFHIIYATIGVGVPLMIMLAQWVGIKKNDEHYILLARRWARGFVITVAVGVVTGTAIGLQLSLLWPSFMELAGNVIALPLFMETFAFFFEAIFLGIYLYTWDRFENQKKHFLLLIPVALGASFSAVFITIVNAFMNAPRGFDLVNGELINVNPLLAMFNPAMPTKVAHVVGTAYMTTAFLLAAIAAFRLLRGSNHIYHKKALYLTLKVGFIFSVTAVLVGDLSGKYLAEYQPEKLAAAEWHFETEEDAPLILYGVLDDGEVKYAIKIPYALSILAHGTPNAEVIGLDQFAEEDTPPLYIHYLFDIMVTIGMLLLTLSAVYLLGMWRRWPFVKSRLFRWLIVLSGPLVFISLESGWWMAEVGRQPWILRDIMRTAEGATTSGQVPTMLVLFALLYLVLGIGSVVVLRRMFIRNPVEKEIADRQQEKGGDIL is encoded by the coding sequence GTGGACTCAGTTTTTTATTCTAGAGTATTAACCGAATTGACCTTATCATTTCATATTATTTATGCCACGATCGGGGTTGGTGTCCCGCTCATGATTATGCTGGCGCAGTGGGTCGGTATTAAGAAAAACGACGAGCACTATATTTTGCTGGCAAGACGCTGGGCGCGCGGTTTTGTCATTACCGTAGCTGTTGGAGTCGTAACAGGAACGGCAATTGGATTACAGCTGTCATTGCTGTGGCCGAGTTTTATGGAGCTCGCGGGCAATGTGATTGCGCTGCCATTATTCATGGAGACATTCGCGTTCTTTTTTGAGGCAATTTTCCTTGGTATTTATTTATATACGTGGGATCGGTTTGAAAATCAGAAGAAACATTTTTTATTACTTATTCCGGTTGCTCTCGGGGCTTCATTTTCAGCAGTTTTCATTACGATTGTGAATGCTTTTATGAACGCACCCCGGGGCTTTGACTTAGTGAACGGTGAACTGATCAATGTCAATCCGCTCCTGGCCATGTTTAACCCGGCCATGCCGACAAAAGTAGCGCACGTGGTCGGGACAGCGTATATGACGACTGCTTTTTTATTGGCAGCTATCGCAGCGTTTCGTCTATTGCGCGGTTCAAATCATATTTATCACAAGAAAGCATTGTATCTGACTTTGAAAGTCGGTTTTATCTTCAGTGTGACAGCGGTGCTCGTCGGCGATTTATCAGGAAAGTATTTAGCAGAGTATCAGCCTGAAAAGCTGGCAGCGGCTGAATGGCATTTTGAAACGGAAGAAGATGCCCCTTTGATACTTTATGGAGTGCTCGATGACGGGGAAGTCAAATATGCCATTAAAATACCGTATGCGCTTTCCATCCTCGCGCATGGCACGCCGAATGCGGAAGTTATTGGCTTAGATCAGTTTGCAGAAGAAGATACACCGCCCCTGTACATCCATTATCTCTTTGATATTATGGTGACAATAGGGATGTTGTTGCTGACATTGTCAGCTGTATATTTGCTTGGAATGTGGCGGAGATGGCCGTTTGTAAAGTCCCGATTATTCCGCTGGCTTATCGTGCTTAGCGGGCCGCTCGTTTTCATATCACTCGAATCTGGCTGGTGGATGGCAGAAGTGGGACGGCAGCCGTGGATACTGCGTGACATCATGCGTACTGCTGAAGGGGCTACCACAAGCGGGCAAGTGCCTACCATGCTTGTTCTCTTTGCGCTTCTATACTTGGTGCTTGGAATCGGCAGTGTCGTGGTTTTGAGACGGATGTTCATACGAAATCCTGTTGAAAAAGAAATTGCAGATCGTCAGCAGGAGAAAGGCGGTGATATCCTATGA
- a CDS encoding diacylglycerol kinase has protein sequence MKRARIIYNPTAGREVFRKHLAEVLEKLEKAGYETSAHATTCEGDASVAAREAVRRGFDVIIAAGGDGTLNEVVAGVGHSEKRPKIGLIPMGTTNDFARALRIPREIDEAVDIICQGKTTPVDVGMMNDRYFINIAGGGRMTELTYEVPSRLKTVIGQLAYYLKGIEMLPSIHSSHLRIEYDGKVFDEEAMMFLIGLTNSVGGFEKLAPDSSINDGYFTLLILKKCNIAEFIRVVTLASRGEHLDDPLVVSAKAEKIVVTSHDEVQLNLDGEYGGRLPATFQNLYQHIEMFVPLHKLRLQDQVKPTK, from the coding sequence ATGAAACGTGCACGGATCATTTATAATCCTACTGCAGGAAGAGAAGTATTCCGTAAGCATTTGGCAGAAGTCCTCGAGAAACTAGAGAAAGCCGGCTATGAAACTTCAGCTCATGCCACTACATGTGAAGGCGATGCTTCAGTTGCCGCGCGAGAAGCTGTCCGCAGAGGATTCGATGTGATTATTGCAGCTGGCGGTGACGGGACGCTTAATGAAGTAGTAGCGGGTGTCGGGCATTCTGAGAAACGTCCGAAAATCGGCTTAATTCCCATGGGAACAACGAATGATTTTGCCAGAGCTCTAAGAATTCCAAGAGAAATTGATGAAGCTGTAGATATTATTTGTCAGGGAAAAACAACGCCAGTCGATGTCGGTATGATGAATGACCGTTATTTTATCAATATCGCAGGCGGCGGCCGAATGACGGAATTGACATATGAAGTGCCAAGCCGTCTGAAAACCGTAATTGGCCAATTGGCTTACTATTTGAAAGGCATTGAAATGCTGCCTTCCATACATTCGAGTCATCTTCGTATCGAGTATGACGGCAAAGTGTTTGATGAAGAAGCGATGATGTTTTTGATCGGATTGACCAACTCGGTCGGAGGATTTGAGAAATTAGCGCCTGATTCCAGCATCAATGACGGCTATTTCACATTGCTTATATTGAAAAAGTGTAATATCGCGGAGTTTATTCGTGTCGTCACGCTGGCTTCAAGAGGAGAACATTTGGATGATCCGCTTGTCGTTTCTGCCAAAGCAGAGAAGATCGTTGTGACTTCACATGACGAAGTGCAATTAAATCTGGATGGAGAGTACGGAGGCAGGCTGCCGGCGACTTTCCAGAACTTGTACCAGCATATTGAAATGTTTGTGCCTCTGCATAAGCTGCGGCTGCAAGATCAAGTGAAACCGACTAAATAA
- a CDS encoding thioredoxin family protein, which yields MKTEQQYFEEAVSLQTYMDNMESQKENSFLIYNEFEVPQDDEFIELLKEKQPHVLVITEDWCGDAMLNNPILRRIGEAANIEVRAVLRDQNPELMDQYLTNGGRSIPIYLLLNSAGEAIEKWGPRAPILQKYVMEGRSKLPAEESPDFEEKQKAFYSQLMSEYTAKPANWLAVYEDIRSAWLPVLQQVK from the coding sequence TTGAAAACAGAACAACAATATTTTGAAGAAGCGGTATCACTTCAAACGTATATGGACAATATGGAATCACAAAAAGAAAATAGTTTTTTGATCTATAATGAGTTTGAGGTGCCGCAAGACGATGAATTTATTGAATTGCTGAAGGAAAAGCAACCCCATGTCTTAGTAATTACAGAAGATTGGTGCGGCGATGCAATGCTGAATAACCCAATTCTGCGCCGGATTGGGGAAGCGGCAAATATCGAAGTGCGTGCTGTATTGCGGGATCAGAATCCGGAATTGATGGATCAGTATTTGACGAATGGCGGACGGTCCATTCCAATTTATCTGTTGCTGAATTCAGCCGGTGAGGCAATAGAGAAGTGGGGTCCCCGTGCGCCGATCCTGCAGAAGTATGTAATGGAAGGACGTTCCAAGCTGCCCGCTGAAGAATCGCCTGATTTTGAAGAAAAGCAAAAAGCATTTTATTCGCAGCTGATGTCGGAATATACCGCAAAACCTGCCAACTGGCTGGCTGTCTATGAAGATATACGTTCTGCATGGCTGCCCGTTTTACAGCAAGTGAAGTAA